The following proteins come from a genomic window of Flavobacterium crocinum:
- a CDS encoding M61 family metallopeptidase, which produces MKHSLAQSKKGKSFAFLLLSFVFLGTAQSVVSQTKSPVLQYVVSMPDPENHYFHVELYCSSWQEETIDFKMPNWMPGYYQLMHYSKMVENFTAKVNNKNIAVKKLNENSWQIKTPKNKPFTLSYDVKADKQFVANSYLDASHAYIIPNSLFVYIDGHINTSVSVKIEGIKKDFKIATGLEPIAGKTNEFTAPDFDILYDCPLLIGDLEELPSFKVNGIQHRFIGYKIGDFDKVKFMDNLKKVVESAVAIIGDIPYKQYTFIGIGSGQGGIEHLNNTTVSFDGSDLHKPEAMNRMMSFLAHEYFHHYNVKRIRPFELGPFDYDKGSKTNLLWVSEGLSVYYEYLIVKRASLISEQTLFQNLESAINAFENSPGRSYQSLTQASFETWSDGPFGKQGENAAKSISYYEKGPAVGLVLDFAIRKATQNQKSLDDVMRLLYWKYYKKLQRGFTDAEFQESCEKISGCSLNSIFEYVYTTKPIDYNNYLKYAGLQLNEKLDTVSNSRKFSFQILESANDNQRKILRSWLEQ; this is translated from the coding sequence ATGAAACATTCATTAGCACAAAGCAAAAAAGGAAAGTCATTTGCTTTTTTACTTTTATCTTTCGTTTTTTTGGGAACTGCTCAATCTGTGGTTTCACAAACGAAATCTCCAGTTTTGCAATATGTAGTTTCGATGCCTGATCCTGAAAATCATTATTTTCATGTGGAATTATATTGCAGTAGCTGGCAGGAGGAAACAATTGATTTTAAAATGCCAAACTGGATGCCGGGTTATTATCAATTGATGCATTACAGTAAAATGGTAGAAAATTTTACTGCAAAGGTTAATAATAAAAATATAGCTGTAAAAAAGCTGAACGAAAACAGCTGGCAGATTAAGACGCCAAAGAATAAACCATTCACTTTAAGTTATGATGTAAAAGCCGATAAACAGTTTGTAGCCAATAGTTATCTGGATGCTTCACATGCTTATATAATTCCGAATAGTTTGTTTGTCTATATCGATGGACACATTAATACCTCTGTTTCTGTAAAAATCGAAGGAATAAAAAAAGACTTTAAAATCGCAACAGGCTTAGAACCAATTGCTGGAAAAACAAATGAATTTACAGCTCCGGATTTTGATATTTTATACGATTGTCCACTATTAATTGGAGATTTAGAAGAATTGCCTTCTTTTAAAGTTAACGGAATCCAACACCGTTTTATAGGCTATAAAATAGGCGATTTTGATAAAGTAAAATTTATGGACAATCTAAAAAAGGTTGTTGAATCGGCAGTAGCCATAATTGGAGATATACCTTATAAACAATATACATTTATAGGAATTGGCTCGGGGCAGGGTGGTATCGAACACCTCAATAATACAACGGTTAGTTTTGATGGTTCAGATTTGCATAAACCGGAGGCAATGAACAGAATGATGAGTTTTTTGGCTCATGAATATTTTCATCATTATAATGTAAAAAGAATCAGACCTTTTGAATTGGGGCCATTTGATTATGACAAAGGAAGCAAAACAAATCTTTTATGGGTAAGCGAAGGCTTATCGGTTTATTATGAATATCTAATTGTAAAGAGAGCTAGTTTGATAAGTGAGCAGACTTTATTTCAAAATTTAGAAAGTGCCATCAATGCTTTTGAGAATTCTCCAGGCAGATCATATCAATCTTTGACTCAGGCAAGTTTTGAAACCTGGAGTGACGGCCCTTTTGGTAAACAGGGAGAAAATGCAGCTAAATCTATTTCTTACTATGAAAAAGGACCTGCTGTTGGTCTTGTTTTGGATTTTGCTATTCGTAAAGCAACACAGAATCAAAAATCCTTAGATGATGTAATGCGTCTTTTATATTGGAAATATTATAAAAAATTACAGCGCGGTTTTACAGATGCTGAATTTCAGGAATCCTGCGAAAAGATCTCAGGATGTTCATTAAATAGCATTTTTGAATATGTTTATACCACAAAACCAATTGATTACAATAATTATTTAAAATATGCAGGTTTACAGCTGAATGAAAAATTAGATACCGTTTCAAATAGTAGAAAATTTTCTTTTCAGATTTTAGAATCAGCTAATGATAACCAAAGGAAAATATTGCGCAGCTGGTTAGAACAGTAA
- a CDS encoding APC family permease — MESTTEKNNFKRSLGLLDATMIVAGSMIGSGIFIVSADIVRNVGSACALLLIWLFTGFLTIAAALSYGELSSMFPKAGGQYVYLKEAFNSLTGFLYGWSFFAVIQTGSIAAVGVAFSKFAAYVFPSLSEKNIIIDFSFLQISAAQLTSIILVVFLTYVNTRGVKEGKMIQTIFTLVKLIALFGLIIFGFSLAAKADIWKANWSTGFSINKLDGNTLVPYSGFAVMGALAASLVGSLFSSDSWNNVTFIAGEIKNPSKNIGRSLFLGTLIVTIIYIATNMMYLSVLSINEIAYAENDRVGVVASQHIFGNSGTYIIAILLMISTFGCNNGLILSGARVYHTMAKDGLFFKQLGHLNKNGVPEKALWIQCIWASALCLSGKYNELLEYVIFVVLIFYILTIAGIFRLRKTKPDLERPYKAIGYPFLPFIYIIAAVTICIMLLIYKYNSSIPGLAIVLLGIPIYYYFVSKDKS; from the coding sequence ATGGAATCAACAACAGAAAAAAATAATTTCAAAAGATCATTAGGATTATTAGATGCTACCATGATTGTTGCGGGTTCTATGATTGGATCAGGAATTTTCATTGTTAGTGCAGATATCGTTCGTAATGTTGGATCGGCATGTGCTTTATTACTGATTTGGTTATTTACGGGCTTTTTAACCATTGCCGCAGCACTTAGTTATGGAGAGTTGAGCAGTATGTTTCCGAAGGCTGGAGGACAATATGTTTATTTAAAAGAAGCTTTCAATTCACTTACCGGTTTTTTGTACGGCTGGAGTTTTTTTGCAGTGATACAAACTGGTTCTATCGCTGCGGTTGGGGTTGCTTTTAGCAAATTTGCGGCTTATGTTTTTCCTTCGTTAAGCGAAAAAAATATTATCATAGATTTCAGTTTTTTACAAATATCAGCAGCACAATTAACATCAATAATTCTGGTTGTTTTTCTTACCTATGTGAATACAAGAGGCGTAAAAGAAGGAAAAATGATTCAGACTATTTTTACGCTCGTAAAATTAATTGCATTATTTGGACTTATCATTTTTGGTTTTAGTCTTGCTGCAAAAGCTGATATTTGGAAAGCAAATTGGAGCACAGGTTTTTCTATTAATAAATTAGATGGAAATACGTTGGTTCCTTATTCAGGATTTGCGGTTATGGGAGCTTTAGCAGCAAGTCTTGTCGGAAGTTTGTTCAGCAGTGATTCCTGGAATAATGTCACTTTTATTGCTGGCGAAATAAAAAATCCTTCTAAAAATATCGGAAGAAGTCTTTTCTTGGGAACTTTAATTGTAACCATCATTTATATTGCCACCAATATGATGTATTTGTCGGTTCTTTCTATAAATGAAATTGCCTATGCTGAAAACGATCGTGTAGGTGTGGTAGCATCGCAGCATATTTTTGGAAATTCAGGAACTTATATCATCGCCATATTATTGATGATTTCGACTTTCGGATGTAATAACGGATTAATACTTTCCGGAGCCCGCGTTTATCATACGATGGCTAAAGATGGATTGTTTTTTAAACAATTAGGGCATTTAAATAAAAATGGAGTGCCGGAAAAAGCACTATGGATTCAATGTATTTGGGCATCGGCACTTTGTTTAAGCGGCAAATACAATGAACTTTTAGAGTATGTAATATTTGTCGTTTTAATATTTTACATTTTAACCATTGCTGGAATTTTTAGACTTCGTAAAACAAAACCAGATTTAGAGCGTCCTTATAAAGCTATTGGTTATCCGTTTTTACCTTTTATTTATATCATTGCAGCTGTGACTATTTGTATTATGCTTTTGATTTACAAATACAATTCCTCGATACCGGGATTGGCAATTGTGCTTTTAGGAATTCCGATTTATTATTATTTCGTGAGTAAAGACAAATCTTAG
- a CDS encoding NAD(P)/FAD-dependent oxidoreductase, whose amino-acid sequence MKQVVVIGGGIIGLSSAFYLQQSGCKVTVIDKDNFENNCSYGNLGYVCPSHFIPLAAPGIVWQGFKWMFNSKSPFYVKPSFNKALLDWGLNFVKSATETNVAKSAIPLRDISLLSQNEFLEWKKIPGFEFAYEHKGMLEVFQTEAVAKHAEHTVSKGRELGLDVNLLDYEALQALEPQTKINAIGAVQFNCDAHVYPNKLMKVLKEHLVANGVQFQSGETVVSFEKENNVVKKVITDKQSYEADEIVIATGSWTREIAALVNAKVSLMPGRGYSITLENSDYKVNHPIILAEGRVAIAPMDGNKIRFGGTMEVVPTTEKPQYHRINGILNAVKDFLPEFDIQKPSEEDIWYGYRPCSADGLPYIGRIKKYNNVVVATGHSMMGLSLGPGTGKLVSEIVNREATSMNIDAFEVERFG is encoded by the coding sequence ATGAAACAGGTAGTAGTAATAGGTGGAGGAATTATAGGATTGAGTTCGGCATTTTATTTACAGCAAAGTGGTTGTAAAGTTACTGTGATAGACAAAGATAATTTTGAAAACAATTGTTCTTATGGCAATTTAGGATATGTCTGTCCGAGTCACTTTATACCATTAGCAGCACCTGGAATTGTCTGGCAGGGATTCAAATGGATGTTTAATTCTAAAAGTCCGTTTTATGTAAAGCCTTCTTTTAATAAAGCATTATTGGATTGGGGATTAAATTTTGTAAAAAGTGCTACCGAAACAAATGTTGCCAAATCGGCTATTCCGCTTCGAGATATATCCTTATTGAGTCAGAACGAGTTTTTAGAGTGGAAAAAAATCCCAGGCTTTGAATTTGCTTACGAACACAAAGGAATGCTGGAAGTTTTTCAAACCGAAGCAGTTGCTAAACACGCAGAACATACTGTTTCTAAAGGAAGAGAATTAGGTTTAGATGTAAACTTACTGGATTATGAAGCGCTGCAGGCATTAGAACCTCAAACCAAAATTAATGCAATAGGAGCTGTGCAGTTCAATTGTGATGCACATGTTTATCCAAATAAATTAATGAAAGTTTTAAAGGAGCATTTAGTAGCAAATGGTGTTCAGTTTCAATCGGGAGAAACTGTGGTTTCATTTGAAAAAGAGAATAATGTTGTTAAAAAAGTAATTACTGATAAACAGTCTTATGAAGCGGATGAAATTGTCATTGCAACGGGATCGTGGACAAGAGAAATTGCGGCTTTAGTAAATGCCAAAGTATCACTAATGCCCGGAAGAGGATATTCGATAACACTAGAAAATTCTGATTATAAAGTAAATCATCCCATTATTCTGGCTGAAGGCAGAGTTGCTATAGCGCCTATGGATGGCAACAAAATTAGATTTGGAGGTACAATGGAGGTAGTACCTACAACTGAAAAGCCACAATATCATCGTATCAACGGAATATTAAATGCAGTTAAAGATTTCCTGCCGGAATTTGATATTCAAAAACCATCAGAAGAAGATATTTGGTATGGTTACCGACCATGTTCTGCAGATGGACTGCCTTATATTGGAAGAATAAAAAAATACAATAATGTGGTGGTTGCAACCGGACATTCTATGATGGGATTAAGTCTTGGCCCGGGCACAGGAAAATTGGTTTCAGAAATTGTAAACAGAGAAGCTACAAGTATGAATATTGATGCTTTTGAAGTAGAAAGGTTTGGGTAG